In one Gossypium hirsutum isolate 1008001.06 chromosome D09, Gossypium_hirsutum_v2.1, whole genome shotgun sequence genomic region, the following are encoded:
- the LOC107926462 gene encoding chromatin structure-remodeling complex protein SYD isoform X1, with protein sequence MASSSHHVELEAAKFLHKLIQDSKDEPVKLATKLHVILQHMKASGKEHSMPFQVISRAMETVINQHGLDLEALKSSRLPPTAGPQTLDATSGQYSGSSQGVAVPKDSKAGLAQIEMPKFDPFSSGRQPVGPSIAGHDYYQGAGTHRSSQSLDHESPSSLDTRSANSQSQEKQMSQNDNKKAASKRKRGDPMEPKFDTSQQLDSSNAPIDPRKGKMNKAEPSGSSNYNMVQSSVQMEHFPSLPGNIRSVLRGRLDGQNVTENLVDSTSNLMSHAPSSKYSEEVEDSSTQNAPGLQQEGLLGAHENFPSGGGVWNQNKAGLAFDRSQLHRFSPNVVSGNMTAEISSHQSMHASFVPGAFGKVQGLLPATSISYPAGELPSSGTGQFSGSECQKHGLSKGSVASPDGLSTTLSAGKVLEHDGGSSNMLAEANKAAQVGRQNMASEMTMVRATTPRDMGKSPVSQSSTSSGMPFKEQQLKQLRAQCLVFLAFRNGLMPKKLHLEIALGNIFPKEAGNTDGPHKELNEYGGKSQTSNEPGSISEVAMPFGRMNNTPPGFTSTGRFPEADSLSKEAETLKVEESNGPTFDLSAIVDERKQILARRNAEPEIQSYETVGPQAYLTRQPDSATVNPEMMGWSGIGSHNEVSRASLPAAAVQHDLVLQRKDSDSQFQSPEQDEEDKSVSTEPLPSPKHTMSEKWIMDQRRRKLLAEQQWVLKQHKTKQRMISCFTKLKETVSSSEDISAKTKSVIELKKLQLLELQRRLRSGFLNDFFKPITNDMERLKSYKKHRHGRRIKQLEKYEQRMKEERQKRIRERQKEFFSEIEVHKERLDDVFKIRRERWKGFNKYVKEFHKRKERIHREKIDRIQREKINLLKINDVEGYLRMVQDAKSDRVKQLLKETEKYLQKLGSKLQDAKAMGSRFGNDMTEMRTASVFENDTAVENEDEAKHYVESNEKYYLMAHSIKENINDQPTFLKGGKLREYQMNGLRWLVSLYNNHLNGILADEMGLGKTVQVISLICYLMETKNDRGPFLVVVPSSVLPGWETEINFWAPDLRKIVYSGPPEERRKLFKERIVHQKFNVLLTTYEYLMNKHDRPKLSKIHWHYIIIDEGHRIKNASCKLNADLKHYQSSHRLLLTGTPLQNNLEELWALLNFLLPNIFNSSEDFSQWFNKPFESNGDNSADEALLSEEENLLIINRLHQVLRPFVLRRLKHKVENELPEKIERLVRCEASAYQKLLMKRIEENLGAIGNSKARSVHNSVMELRNICNHPYLSHLHVEEVDSLIPQHYLPPIIRLCGKLEMLDRILPKLKATDHRVLFFSTMTRLLDVMEDYLTFKQYRYLRLDGHTAGNDRGALIDKFNQQDSPFFIFLLSIRAGGVGVNLQAADTVIIFDTDWNPQVDLQAQARAHRLGQKKDVLVLRFETVQTVEEQVRASAEHKLGVANQSITAGFFDNNTSAEDRREYLESLLRECKKEEVAPVLDDDALNDLLARSESEIDVFESVDTQRREEETAKWKKLVCGSEMDCSKPLPPLPPRLVTDDDLKEFYEAMKLYDSPKTELQPNNIGSKRKGSLGGLDTQQYGRGKRQREVRSYEEQWTEEQFEKMCQVDSPESPKPNEEAVERNMPKDASRGTLSNTQSPAPLPPLPQPPAVEPAHQPLQQNKDAAPPPKRGRGRPRRVPVEKSPTTPVFSTPSETSKVDVGLQKAAGSSSSVSTAPDPPNTSRVSPNLQPRIPSVSITPVESSPPGFSSPVQLKGQGQKAQSGGQAPRRRAKKQEPASIPAADGLASPGPESNEQSQIKLVNPPDNQAVAISGIVPSASNVPMTKCTNLLPISPGMDSTSVTNHPSDAGVSLNSQSLTTSGAPIAQSAPCPTIPVQVKGQGRKAQSGVGTPRRTGKKLAQISAAAQDVLVGQDSKLNTQAQDQSAAASPNKVIPIRSNQEYDAASPTKVIQEQAQGTNAPAVVTGHNQHSAEHDNLSQSKRSESSPEVPNANAVTLGPAVGQIQNADALDKVSVIAEVSPVIPVSSQTAVELVKNQIAAHKAYTTMSTVKTSSVGSAMTDNLPSSNPLEGGNKTIPSPGAKTALSSLPFPTNASVSSAPQSAASSPAESVQSKRPGPKNTNRTEAPRRRGRRPAIPDASSGQDLKVNSLPSNKSRENLVNKVTAGKNNQDSGPHELVTVTPVHAPEVLSPGASVGHDSKRKVTSAIPAYSRIQTADVNDVARVMKEIFSETSSKTKAGETCGSEGRNTPTAPAPLSNQTPDVSDENSLDGKSAVCTPAREQAAPACDVPKEESKKLSVTEADTKEPEKNATLVVEASVQGADSLKPECKTHTGSENVASSGQVPDENLITDCNKEVDITCPQNAGGNQDVSKGTPASGGDQTGSGVQPKSPSPTELLRTGESAKSDCVEVCDKEVRPSEASSSETAMQPLETAVPVSDISQDKSIEQSRSEADASKSEEKSVAATGPDNIPDSSQLSCDTTITESGKEAKGDGTDPIVEPSSNQLELSAASPTKVESDQLNQNSSENETAISSEDSGNDS encoded by the exons ATGGCGTCTTCTTCGCATCATGTTGAGTTGGAGGCCGCAAAGTTTCTGCACAaactcattcaagattctaaagATGAGCCAGTGAAGCTAGCAACTAAACTTCATGTG ATATTGCAACATATGAAAGCTAGTGGAAAGGAGCATTCAATGCCGTTTCAAGTAATATCAAG GGCAATGGAGACTGTTATCAATCAACATGGTCTTGATCTTGAAGCTTTGAAGTCATCACGGCTTCCTCCAACAGCGGGACCGCAAACATTAGATGCTACATCTGGACAATATTCTG GATCTTCCCAGGGTGTTGCAGTTCCAAAGGATTCTAAAGCAGGATTGGCCCAAATTGAGATGCCTAAATTTGATCCATTTTCATCCGGCAGGCAGCCTGTTGGTCCAAGCATTGCTGGACATGACTACTATCAAGGAGCTGGAACTCATAGGAGTAGTCAGTCTTTGGATCATGAAAGTCCATCTAGTTTGGACACTCGGTCTGCTAACTCACAATCCCAAGAAAAACAAATGAgtcaaaatgataataaaaaggCTGCATCTAAGCGAAAGAGGGGTGATCCAATGGAACCAAAATTTGACACTTCCCAGCAACTTGATTCTAGTAATGCTCCGATTGATCCAAGGAAAGGGAAGATGAATAAGGCTGAACCATCTGGCTCTAGTAACTACAACATGGTCCAAAGTAGTGTCCAAATGGAGCATTTTCCATCTTTACCTGGTAATATCAGATCAGTGCTTAGGGGAAGACTGGATGGTCAGAATGTTACAGAAAACCTAGTGGATTCAACTAGCAATTTGATGTCACATGCTCCTAGTTCAAAGTATTCTGAAGAAGTGGAAGATTCTTCCACTCAAAATGCACCTGGGCTGCAGCAAGAGGGACTACTTGGTGCACATGAAAACTTTCCCTCCGGGGGTGGTGTATGGAACCAAAACAAGGCTGGGTTAGCCTTTGATAGATCTCAACTTCACAGGTTTTCTCCAAATGTTGTTTCTGGCAACATGACAGCTGAAATTTCGTCTCATCAGTCAATGCATGCATCATTTGTACCAG gtgctttTGGGAAGGTTCAAGGACTGTTGCCTGCCACATCTATTTCATATCCTGCAGGTGAGCTACCGTCCTCAGGCACGGGCCAATTTAGTGGCTCTGAGTGTCAGAAGCATGGATTATCCAAAGGTTCTGTAGCAAGTCCTGATGGGTTGTCCACAACACTTTCTGCTGGAAAAGTCTTGGAACATGATGGAGGAAGTTCAAATATGTTGGCAGAAGCAAATAAGGCAGCTCAG GTTGGCAGGCAAAATATGGCTTCTGAGATGACCATGGTTAGAGCCACAACTCCAAGAGATATGGGAAAATCTCCTGTCTCCCAATCTTCCACTTCCTCTGGCATGCCCTTCAAGGAACAACAATTGAAACAGCTTAGAGCCCAGTGCCTTGTTTTTTTAGCTTTCAG AAATGGTTTGATGCCCAAAAAGCTGCATCTTGAAATTGCGCTTGGAAACATATTTCCCAAAGAAg CTGGCAATACAGATGGCCCTCACAAAGAATTGAATGAATATGGAGGGAAATCACAAACTTCCAATGAGCCAGGTAGCATATCTGAAGTTGCAATGCCATTTGGAAGGATGAATAATACACCTCCAGGTTTCACATCTACTGGAAGATTCCCTGAGGCTGATTCATTGTCAAAAGAAGCTGAAACATTGAAAGTGGAGGAGAGTAATGGCCCAACTTTCGATCTTTCAGCAATTGTGGACGAAAGGAAACAAATTCTAGCTAGAAGGAATGCAGAGCCTGAAATTCAGAGCTATGAGACAGTGGGGCCACAGGCATATTTAACTAGACAGCCTGACTCTGCTACT GTGAACCCTGAAATGATGGGCTGGTCTGGAATTGGCAGTCATAATGAGGTTTCCAGGGCATCTTTGCCAGCCGCCGCTGTCCAGCATGATTTGGTGCTACAGAGAAAAGATTCTGATTCTCAGTTTCAAAGTCCTG AGCAAGACGAGGAAGATAAATCTGTATCAACTGAGCCTTTGCCTTCTCCAAAGCACACTATGTCAGAGAAATGGATTATGGATCAGCGAAGACGGAAGCTATTAGCTGAGCAGCAGTGGGTTCTAAAACAGCACAAAACCAAGCAGAGAATGATTAGTTGTTTCACCAAGTTAAAG GAAACTGTGAGCTCATCCGAAGATATATCTGCAAAAACCAAAAGTGTTATAGAATTGAAGAAACTCCAATTATTAGAGCTCCAACGCCGTCTGCGGAG TGGTTTCCTGAATGATTTTTTCAAACCAATTACAAATGATATGGAACGCCTCAAATCATACAAGAAACATAGACATGGTAGAAGGATAAAACAACTTGAAAAATATGAGCAGAGAATGAAAGAAGAGCGGCAAAAGAGAATTCGTGAGAGGCAGAAGGAGTTTTTCAGTGAGATAGAAGTTCACAA GGAAAGGCTGGATGACGTGTTCAAAATTAGGAGAGAACGCTGGAAAGGCTTCAATAAATATGTGAAGGAGTTCCATAAGAGAAAGGAGCGTATACATCGTGAGAAGATCGACAGAATCCAGCGTGAGAAGATTAACTTGCTCAAAATCAATGATGTGGAAGGTTATTTGCGAATGGTTCAG GATGCTAAATCAGATCGTGTTAAGCAATTATTGAAAGAAACTGAGAAATATCTTCAGAAACTTGGATCCAAGTTACAGGATGCCAAGGCTATGGGAAGTCGCTTTGGGAATGATATGACTGAGATGCGAACTGCAAGTGTTTTTGAGAATGATACTGCTGTTGAGAATGAAGATGAGGCTAAG CATTATGTGGAAAGCAATGAAAAGTACTACCTGATGGCTCATAG CATAAAAGAAAACATCAATGACCAACCAACTTTTCTTAAGGGTGGAAAATTAAGAGA GTACCAGATGAATGGTCTTAGATGGCTGGTTTCACTATACAATAATCATCTTAATGGAATTCTTGCAGATGAAATGGGTCTTGGGAAGACTGTTCAG GTTATTTCTCTTATTTGTTACCTAATGGAAACCAAAAACGATAGAGGACCATTTTTAGTGGTTGTTCCATCCTCAGTTCTGCCTGGATGGGAGACAGAAATAAATTTCTGGGCACCTGATCTACGCAAAATTGTTTACTCTGGGCCCCCAGAGGAGAGGCGTAAATTATTCAA GGAGAGGATTGTACATCAGAAATTTAACGTTCTCCTGACAACATATGAGTATCTAATGAACAAGCATGATAGACCAAAGCTAAGCAAAATTCACTGGCACTATATTATAATTGATGAAGGTCATCGGATAAAAAATGCTTCTTGCAAGTTGAATGCAGACTTAAAGCACTATCAGAGCTCTCACAGATTGCTGTTGACTGGAACACCATTACAG AACAATCTTGAGGAGTTGTGGGCACTACTCAATTTCTTATTGCCTAATATATTTAATTCATCAGAAGATTTTTCTCAGTGGTTCAATAAACCATTTGAGAGCAATGGGGATAATTCTGCTGATGAA GCCTTACTCTCTGAGGAAGAAAATTTGTTGATCATAAATCGTCTTCACCAAGTTCTCCGACCTTTTGTGCTTCGGAGGCTGAAGCATAAG GTTGAAAATGAGCTTCCTGAGAAGATTGAGAGACTTGTCAGATGTGAAGCTTCTGCTTATCAAAAGCTTTTGATGAAGAGGATTGAAGAAAATCTTGGTGCAATTGGAAATTCAAAG GCTCGATCAGTGCACAACTCTGTTATGGAGCTCCGTAATATATGCAATCATCCATACCTCAGCCACCTTCACGTGGAGGAG GTTGATAGTTTGATACCACAACATTATTTGCCCCCAATCATTAGGCTTTGTGGCAAGCTTGAGATGCTGGATCGAATACTCCCCAAGTTGAAGGCAACTGACCATCGG gttcttttcttttccacaatGACTAGGCTACTTGATGTGATGGAAGACTACCTCACCTTTAAACAGTATCGCTATCTTCGGTTGGATGGCCATACAGCTGGGAATGATCGTGGTGCGCTTATTGATAAGTTTAATCAACAAGATTCcccctttttcatatttttgctcaG TATTCGAGCTGGTGGTGTTGGAGTCAATCTTCAAGCTGCTGATACTGTGATCATATTTGACACTGACTGGAACCCACAG GTTGACCTGCAAGCACAAGCAAGAGCTCATAGGCTTGGCCAGAAGAAGGATGTACTTGTTTTACGTTTTGAAACA GTTCAAACTGTTGAAGAACAAGTCAGAGCTTCTGCTGAACACAAATTGGGAGTTGCTAATCAGAGTATCACTGCCGGTTTCTTCGATAATAATACAAG TGCTGAAGATCGTAGGGAGTATTTAGAGTCCCTCCTGCGGGAGTGTAAGAAAGAGGAAGTTGCTCCAGTGTTGGATGATGATGCTCTAAATGATCTTTTGGCTCGCAG TGAGTCTGAGATTGATGTGTTTGAATCGGTTGATACACAAAGGCGGGAAGAAGAGACG GCAAAGTGGAAAAAGTTGGTATGTGGATCAGAGATGGATTGCTCTAAGCCTCTACCACCATTACCACCTCGCCTTGTTACAGATGATGACTTGAAAGAATTTTATGaagcaatgaaattgtatgaTTCACCAAAGACTGAGTTACAGCCTAATAATATTGGGTCAAAACGGAAAGGATCTCTTGGTGGTCTTGATACGCAGCAATATGGGAGGGGCAAAAGACAAAGAGAG GTGCGCTCATATGAAGAGCAATGGACAGAGGAGCAGTTTGAAAAAATGTGTCAAGTTGACTCACCTGAATCccccaaaccgaatgaagaagcTGTTGAGAGGAACATGCCAAAAGATGCTTCAAGGGGGACTCTCAGTAACACACAATCTCCAGCTCCACTTCCTCCACTACCACAACCACCTGCGGTGGAGCCTGCACATCAGCCACTGCAGCAGAACAAAGATGCAGCACCACCACCTAAACGGGGACGTGGAAGGCCAAGAAGAGTACCAGTAGAGAAATCTCCCACTACGCCAGTGTTTTCAACACCTTCTGAGACCAGTAAAGTGGATGTTGGGTTACAAAAAGCAGCAGGCTCTAGCTCATCAGTATCTACTGCTCCTGATCCTCCTAATACTTCAAGAGTTTCTCCGAACTTGCAGCCAAGAATACCTTCTGTTTCTATTACACCTGTTGAATCTAGCCCACCTGGGTTCTCTTCACCAGTGCAATTAAAAGGACAAGGTCAAAAGGCTCAAAGTGGTGGACAAGCACCTCGTCGAAGGGCAAAGAAACAAGAGCCTGCGTCCATCCCTGCTGCTGATGGTTTAGCTAGTCCAGGTCCAGAATCAAATGAGCAATCtcaaattaaattagttaatccACCTGATAATCAAGCTGTTGCTATAAGTGGAATTGTTCCCAGTGCCTCCAATGTTCCCATGACCAAGTGCACCAATCTTTTACCCATTTCTCCTGGTATGGATAGTACTAGTGTAACCAATCATCCTTCTGATGCAGGGGTTAGTTTGAACTCTCAGTCACTTACTACTTCTGGTGCCCCAATTGCTCAATCAGCTCCATGCCCTACAATACCTGTCCAAGTTAAAGGCCAAGGCCGTAAGGCTCAGAGTGGGGTAGGGACACCTCGGCGTACAGGAAAGAAACTGGCACAAATATCAGCTGCCGCTCAGGATGTTTTGGTTGGTCAGGATTCAAAATTGAATACTCAAGCACAGGATCAATCTGCAGCTGCATCACCAAATAAAGTCATTCCAATCAGAAGCAATCAAGAATATGATGCTGCTTCCCCAACAAAGGTTATTCAAGAGCAAGCACAGggaactaatgcacctgctgtagTAACTGGTCATAATCAACATTCTGCTGAACATGACAATTTATCTCAAAGCAAGCGATCAGAAAGCTCACCTGAAGTACCTAATGCTAATGCCGTAACTCTTG GGCCTGCTGTGGGACAAATTCAAAATGCTGATGCTCTTGACAAGGTTTCTGTGATTGCAGAAGTTTCACCTGTTATCCCTGTATCAAGTCAGACCGCAGTTGAATTGGTAAAGAACCAGATTGCAGCACATAAAGCTTATACAACAATGTCAACTGTGAAAACATCTTCAGTTGGTAGTGCTATGACAGATAATTTGCCTTCATCAAATCCTCTAGAAGGTGGCAATAAAACCATTCCTAGTCCTGGTGCAAAGACTGCTTTGAGCTCTCTGCCTTTTCCAACTAATGCTTCTGTTTCTTCAGCACCACAGTCTGCCGCTTCTAGTCCTGCTGAATCTGTTCAAAGCAAAAGGCCAGGTCCCAAGAACACGAACAGGACAGAAGCACCTAGGCGTAGAGGAAGGAGACCTGCTATTCCTGATGCTTCATCTGGCCAAGACTTGAAAGTAAATTCGTTGCCCTCGAATAAATCAAGGGAAAATTTGGTCAATAAAGTTACTGCAGGGAAGAACAATCAAGATTCGGGTCCTCATGAACTGGTAACTGTCACTCCCGTACATGCACCTGAAGTTCTTTCTCCGGGTGCTTCTGTTGGTCATGATTCAAAGAGAAAAGTGACTAGTGCAATTCCAGCATATAGTCGAATACAGACTGCTGATGTTAATGATGTTGCCCGAGTGATGAAGGAAATTTTCTCTGAAACCTCATCAAAAACCAAAGCTGGTGAAACTTGTGGGAGCGAGGGCAGGAATACTCCTACTGCACCCGCACCCTTATCGAACCAGACACCGGATGTGTCTGATGAAAATAGTTTAGATGGTAAATCAGCTGTCTGCACACCAGCTCGTGAACAAGCTGCTCCAGCTTGTGATGTTCCCAAAGAAGAAAGTAAAAAGCTATCTGTTACTGAAGCTGATACTAAAGAACCGGAAAAAAATGCAACTCTTGTGGTCGAGGCCTCTGTTCAGGGGGCTGATTCTTTGAAACCTGAATGCAAGACCCATACTGGCTCGGAGAATGTTGCAAGTTCAGGACAGGTTCCAGATGAAAATTTAATTACAGATTGTAATAAGGAGGTTGATATTACATGCCCTCAGAATGCCGGTGGCAATCAAGATGTGTCTAAAGGAACTCCTGCTTCTGGTGGTGATCAAACAGGTTCTGGAGTTCAACCCAAGTCTCCCAGTCCAACGGAACTGCTTCGAACCGGTGAAAGTGCTAAGAGTGATTGTGTTGAAGTTTGTGATAAAGAAGTTAGGCCCTCAGAAGCATCATCATCCGAGACAGCTATGCAACCTTTGGAAACAGCAGTTCCTGTTTCTGATATCTCACAAGACAAGAGTATTGAACAGTCCCGGTCAGAAGCAGATGCAAGCAAGTCGGAGGAGAAATCAGTGGCTGCTACTGGCCCTGATAACATTCCAGATTCCAGCCAGCTTTCTTGCGATACCACAATCACTGAGAGTGGCAAGGAGGCTAAGGGAGATGGCACTGACCCTATTGTTGAGCCCTCTAGCAATCAATTAGAATTATCTGCGGCATCTCCTACTAAGGTAGAATCTGATCAGTTGAATCAGAATAGTTCTGAAAATGAAACAGCGATCTCTTCAGAAGACTCTGGAAACGACTCGTGA